The following coding sequences lie in one Lolium perenne isolate Kyuss_39 chromosome 2, Kyuss_2.0, whole genome shotgun sequence genomic window:
- the LOC127336655 gene encoding soluble inorganic pyrophosphatase, translating to MSEEDSPSAAEQGRRPTPKLNERILSSLSRRSVAAHPWHDLEIGPEAPTVFNVVVEITKGSKVKYELDKKTGLIKVDRILYSSVVYPHNYGFVPRTLCEDNDPLDVLVLMQEPVVPGSFLRARAIGLMPMIDQGEKDDKIIAVCADDPEYRHYNDISELSPHRLQEIKRFFEDYKKNENKEVAVDAFLPATTAIEAIQYSMDLYGQYILQSLRQ from the exons ATGAGTGAAGAGGATTCACCGAGCGCCGCTGAGCAGGGGAGGCGCCCCACCCCGAAGCTCAATGAGAGGATCCTGTCATCTCTGTCGAGGAGATCCGTAGCCGCGCATCCATGGCATGATCTGGAGATTG GCCCTGAGGCTCCCACTGTGTTCAATGTT GTTGTTGAGATCACAAAGGGAAGCAAAGTAAAATATGAGCTTGACAAGAAAACTGGGCTGATTAAG GTTGATCGAATCCTATACTCATCAGTTGTATATCCACATAACTATGGTTTCGTTCCAAGGACTCTGTGTGAAGACAATGACCCACTGGATGTTTTGGTCTTGATGCAG GAACCTGTTGTTCCTGGTTCCTTCCTCCGAGCTAGAGCAATTGGCCTTATGCCCATGATTGACCAG GGTGAAAAGGATGACAAGATTATAGCAGTTTGTGCTGATGATCCTGAATACCGTCACTACAATGACATCAGTGAGCTGTCTCCTCATCGCCTCCAGGAGATCAAACGCTTCTTTGAGGACT ACAAGAAGAACGAGAATAAGGAAGTTGCTGTTGACGCATTCTTACCTGCGACCACTGCTATCGAGGCCATTCAGTATTCCAT GGACCTGTATGGGCAATATATTTTGCAAAGCTTAAGGCAGTAG